The window GCGGGACACGATCTCGATGGCGCGGGGAAGCGGGGCTGACGAGGTGAAGGCCGCAGCCGCCGGCCGCGAAAGGGTCCGTGCGCACATGGAGGGAAAGACGTTGCGGAAGGTCTTCTTCGTGCCCGATCGACTGATCAATCTGGTCGTGGGCTGAGGGGAGATCCTCGATGAAGCTCCGAATCCTGTTCCTGCTGCTTCTGGTCCTCGCGTGGAGATCGCCCGAGAACGCGGCAGCCGAGGCCTTCGTCAGAGCGAACGGCGGCTGGCTCGATGTCGAGGGCGGGGCCACGCGGGGTGTCGGGAACTCATATCAGGGAGGCTACGGGCTCTCCTTCGAGGCCGGGTTTGCCCTCTCGAACTTCATCGCCCTGAGCGCCGAGTTCGCCCCTTCGTACAACCAGCCGCCACGGAAGACGCCGGCGACGACGGACCTCGAGGGAGGATCGTATCAGGCTCTGACCGGGAACCTCCTTCTCCGCTTCGAGCCGATTGAGCGGCTCAGGCCGTACATCCTGCTGGGAGGCGGGCAGGGGCACTTCACCTTCGACTACGCCGACTCGGGGAGAGTGGTCGGCTCGGGATCCAACAGCAGGAGGATCCCCGACGACCGCTTGAGCGCGCTGTCGATGATCGTCGGATTCGGGTTCGACAGCCCGCTCACGGGACGGCTCTCGTGGGGGATCAGGGGACGCTACTTCTATCACCGCTGGAGGCCCGAGAGCGATGAGGGGATCCTGTACGCGTTCCCGAAGGGCGAGGCCTTCGCCGTCGACGCCGGCCTGAAGTTCCGCTTCTAGAAGGTCCCCCAGCCCGTCATCCTAAGGCAGCCTGATCCTCGCCTCCCTGCACTGGAGGATCTCCTGCGTCGCCATGTTCTGGACGAAGGCGATCAGGCGAGTCTCGCGGGGAGTCCGCGCGGCTTCAACCGTTTCCTCCGCGAGATCGAACTGGATCGACGAATCGAGGAATCCTCCGGCGGGAATGGCCCCCTCCTCGCGCAGGATGTCCAAGTCGACCGGCGCCGCATACTTGCGGACGACGCCATGGAAGAAGTCGACATGATAGGGGTTCCACACGACGACGCTGTCCTTGGCGTAGAAGGCGTGAAGCTCGAGCCGATCCGATGTCTCCAGTGGCTCGATGGCGACTAGCCGGAGGTTTCCGGTCAGGACCTCCTCCTCGGTCCGGACATCGCTCCAGTAGAGGCCGATCTTCGAATCCTGGCCGTACGTGGAGGAGACGCGCGAGGCGTAGGCGGCGACGAGATCTGGACTTGAGGCGCCGAGGAGCCTGTCCCGGCCGTTGAAGAACGCATACGGTGCGTTCTGCTCGTTTCCGTAGAAGAGCACACGCTGCGCGATCTGATCGGTGAAGAGGACATCGAAGCCGCTCCAGTAGAGATGCACTTCCACCGATGCGAACGCCTCCGGGTCGTAGCGCGGATCGCGCTCCAGCGAGTCGGCGGCGGCATCGGCTTTCGGACAGTTCGGGCAGTATGTGGCCGTCATGAGCTCGAGGAGACAGCCCCGGATCTGCGGCCTCGGAACGTATTCGAACGCGAAGACGACCTCGGCGGTCCCCACCGCCGGGATCGCGACAGTCCTGGCCGTGTCGGCGGAGGCCAGATCGAAGCCCACCCGGTCGAGTGATCCTCGCGGGACTCCCACGGAGTGATCCCCCTGGGCGAGACAGACGAACGACGCCGGCGTGACCTGGCCCGTCTGTGCCCCATCGAGCAGCACGGGCAGTCCCGGAGGCTCCGATCGGACGATCAGGGCGTTTCCATCAGGCAGCGGGCGCAGCTCGAAATCGAGAGTCTGACGCACGCCCGCGCGGATCTCCGTGATCACCGTGTCGGACGGCGTCACGGCCGCGCAGGTCTTCTGCACGACGAAGGTGTAGGTGCCGGGCGGCAGGAAGGTGTCGATCTGGGCCTCCGTCAGGTTCCCGCGGATCCTCGTCCCGTCCACGAAGACCCATGCCCCGAGCCTCAGGCTCGGCGGATCCGCGGGGAAGCGCAGCAGGACCTCCGCGACTGTCGGAGCCGGAAGATCGTCGGCGCAGCCCGCTAGGGCGAGGGCCGCGAGAAACGAGGCGGCCAACCTAGAAGTTCGTGAGCAGCTCAAGACGACCTCCTTCGAATGGGTCGACGATCTTGCACACTCCACCGGAGCAGACCTGTCCGCCCCGCAAAGATCCACCCGCGACGGTCAGCTGGCCCAAGAGCCCCAGCCGGATCCTCCACTCCGCCCAGAACCAGGATTCGCGATCCAGGTTGGGCTCATCGCTCCACTCCGTCGTGACCGACCAGCTGTGGCGCGGGGCGCGGGTCAAGCTCACCGTCGCCACCTGATCGCGATACTCGACCGGCCACTCGAAGCGGGACGTCGCCAGATCCTGCTTCTGCGTGGCCTGCGTCTCGTAGCCGACCTCGATCGCCCAGGGTCCGAAGGAGCGCTGGGCGTCTCCGCCGTAAGTGATCCGCTCGAAGAAGACCCGATCGCTTCCCTCGCGGACCTTCTCCTCGGTCTCGCCCGCCCGCAGGATCCAGTGGGTGCCGATCCAGTCGGCCTCGGCCTCTCCCACGACCTCCCAGGCTGGGAGGTCGGCGTGGCGCGCGTAGGACCGGCTCCAGTTGCCCGTGAACGAGAGCGCGGGGGAGGGATTGATCATGACCTCGGTCTGGATGCCCCGCTCGTCATCGAGCCGGATGTTCGGCACGTGCGATCCTCGGTTCAGGAGCGTCGTCGTGTGCTGGCGGACCACTGTCGGCGGGATTCCGTACGCGTGCGCGAATCGAAGCAGATCCTTGCCCTCGACCAGAAAGGCAACCCGTCCGACGGAAGCGTTCGCGGCGAAGTAGCCGCCGTGCCCGTCGGCGGGGGAGCGACGCCCCTTCCTCTCCGGGGAGTAGTGCCGGATCGCATACTCCCCTTTTAGGTCGATCCCGCCGGGAAGCCTCGCGGTCCCCTGGAGCCCGGCGATGCCATCGCGCCCGGGCCTCGGCTCGTCGCCGAAGACGGAGTCGACAAGGGCCCCGTTTGCGACGACCGACCAACCCTTGCCCAGATCTGAGCGGGCGGCGAGGCCCTTGACGATCGTAGCGGGTCGGCCGTAGCTGTTCGTCCCGGCGATCCCCTCGAAGTCGAATCTCCCCAGCTCCGCCCTTATGTGCGCTCCATCGACTACGTTGTCGAAATCGATCGTCTTGTCTTCGTAGATCATGAGGACCATCCCCGATCCGAGAGTCGCGTAGCTGTCGCCGAGTCTGGCCTCCACGGGTCCATGCTTGGCGCCGACCCATCTCTTCCGGATTCCCTCCTGACGGATCCCGTACTTGTTCGGATCGAGCCGGGGGTCGGAGGGCGTGTGGGAGAGGAAGACGACGCCAGCGCTGAATCGGTTCCAGGTCAGATCGATGTCGAGGCGATCGTCGACGAGGCTCTCCTCAAGGGCCGTGTCGTAGTAGAGCTCGAGCTGATTGGCCCCCCTGAGGTCCGCCTCCTCCGCCCACGCGACTCCGCCGATGAACAGGAGTCCGCTGCCGGCCGTGAGCATTAGCGCGGCGCAGGCCATGACTGCGAGGGGGCCGCCGGCCACGGGCCGGCGCGGGGCGGCCGCCGGACGGGCGAGGCAGCTCACTTCGGGCTGCCGGAGGTCTCACTCTCCGCCCCCAGGCCCAGCAAACCCCGCACGAGCTCCTCGAGCTTCTTCTCGTCCCCGGGTAGATACGACTCCGCGAAGTGCACGATCTTCCGATCCTGGGCGATCAGGAAGGAGGTCGGATACTGCCTCACGTTGAACAGGTTGCCGATCGACTTGCTCGGATCGGTCAGCACGAGAAACTGAAACTTGTTGGAGTCGACATAGGGCTTCACCTTCTGCACGGTGCGCGGCTCGTCCTGCGAGATCGCGACGACGGAGAACCCCCTGTCGCGGTACTTCTTGTGGAGCTTGTCCAGCTCCGGCATCTCGCGCTTGCAGGGCCCGCACCATGTGGTCCAGAAGTCGACGAGGATCGGCCCCTTCTTGAGAAGCTCGGACGCCTTGACCTCCTTCCCCTGAAGGTCCTTGGCCGTGAAGTCGGGGGCCTTCAGGACGGGACTCTCCTTGGCCGGCTTCCCTGCCGTCTCGCCCGATGCCAGGGCCGCCTCGGGGCCGGCGGGAGCGGATGCCTGGATCTCCTGGGCCTGGCCTGGAGACCAGGTCGCGACGATGAGGGCCAACAGAGGCCACGGAGCGATGGGGCTTCGAATCGCCTTCAATTCAGGACTCCCTTTCCCTGCGTTCTTGGACTCGGTGCGCCTTGCTTCGACATCCCGAAGGGGCGAGATCGCCGATATCCGGTCTTCCCCCGCGACCCCGGGAAACGGCTTCATTGTATGGAGATTGCGCGGGCCTGTCCAAGGCCGAAGGGAAGAGCGCGGCCGGGTTCTTCTCCGGGCGCGTGGAGAGGGCCTCGAGGGTCGCGAAACCCTGCCGGACAGCGCCAAGCACGGCGTTGTCGGCCGCCTCCCGATCTGGGATCGTACTGCCCGATGGAAGGCGCGCGCGAAGCGAGGGATCGTATCCTCGAGTGGGGGAGGGAGATCGGCTTCTCATCGGTGGGGATCGCTCCCGCCGAGCCCTCACCGGCCTTGCCCCGGCTCATCCGGTGGCTCGAAGAAGGCCGCAACGGCTCGATGGCCTATCTTGCCCGCGACCCTCTCGCGCGCGGGGATCCGCGCAACCTTCTCGGGGGATGCCGCAGCGTCATCTGCGCGGCGCTTCCCTACAGCACAGGCGATGATCCGGCGGCCGGTCGGCCCGAGCTCGGGAGGATCTCCCGCTACGCCTGGGGGGATGACTATCACGCTGTCGTGAAGGAGAAGCTCGAGGCCCTCTCATCGCGGATCCGCAGGGAGTGGCCCGAGGCGCGAGCGAGGGTCGCTGTCGACACCTCCCCGATCATGGAGAAGGCCCTTGCCGCGCAGGCCGGAATCGGCTGGATGGGGAAGCACACGCTGATGATCGATCCAGGGCGGGGCAGCTGGTTTGTCCTCGGGGAAGTCCTCACGACGCTCGCTCTGTCTCCGACCGGCGCTGTGGAGGACCGCTGCGGGGGCTGCTCGCGCTGCGTCGAGGCCTGTCCGACGGGCGCGATCGTCGAGCCCTATCTTCTCGATGCGAGGCGCTGTCTCTCGTATTGGACGATCGAGCGGAAGGGCGAGATCGATCCCGAGATCGAGATCCGGACAGGGAACTGGATCTTCGGCTGTGACGTGTGCCAGGAGGTGTGTCCCTGGAACGAACGGGCGCCGCGTGCGGAGGAGCCCCGCTTCGCTCCGCGCATCGAGAATCTCGGCCGGGCGCTGCGGGAGTGGCGCGAGGCCGGCGAGGCTGAGTTCGACCGGCGGTTCGGCGGGAACCCGGTCGCTCATGTTGGTCGCGGAGCCTTTCTCAGGAATGTAGAAGCAGCGATGCGAAACGAGAGGAGACGATGATGGCCGGAAGAGAGGCGATTCGAATCCCGCGCGAGAAGGGGCGACCGCTGGCGGGCGACCTCCACATCCCCGCGGACACGAAGAGCCCGCAGGGCGGGGGCTCGGTTCGTGGTCCCGGGGACTCGGCGGGCCGCGAGGGGCTGGGCGCGGTCCTCGTCATCCACGGATTCAAGGGATTCAAGGACTGGGGCTTCTTCCCGCACCTCTGCGACGCCCTGGCGGAGGGCGGATTGCTCGCTCTCAGATTCAACGTGAGCGGCGCGGGCATCAGGGAGGACGGCGATCGGTTCGACGACCCCGAAGCGTTCGAGTCGAACACCTACGGCAAGGAGCTTCGCGACATCGCTCTGGCGGCAGCATTCCTGAGGGCGAGGGGGGAAGCGATGGGCCGCCGCCCGAAGCTCGGTCTGCTGGGAGTGAGCCGCGGGGGCGGGATGGCCATTCTCCATGCCGCCGCGGATCGGTCCATTCAGGCGTTGGCCACCTGGGCGGCGATCTCCTATGCCGACCGTTACGATCGCTCGGCCCACGAAGCCTGGGAGCGGGGCGAGACGGTTCCGGTGGCGAACGTCCGGACCGGCCAAGTCTTCCAGATGCGCGGCGCGCTCTGGGAGGAGCTCCGGAACGACGCGGAGCGCTTCGACATCCTTCGCGCAGCCGGCAGGATCGATCTCCCCTGGCTGATCGTCCATGGAGACGCCGACGACACGGTGAAGCTCGACGAGGGGACGGCCCTGCATCGGGCGGCGCGGGACGGGATGTGCGGAGAGCGGGCCCGGCTTCTCATCCTTCAGAAGACCGGGCACACCTTCGGCGGCGTCCATCCCTTTCGGGGTGAGACGCCTCCCATGCGAAAGGCGATCCGGGAGACGGTCCGCTGGTTCGCCGCGCATCTCGATACGCTCGGCGAGGCGTCCGGCGCTCCTTGACACTCGTTCTCCCGGGCGGCTAGTCTCGGTTTCGAGGTCGCGTTTTGACCGGTGAGCAACAATCCGCCACTCTGGGAGATCATCTATCATGCTGGATCGCAAGCAAGTCGAAGGGGTTTTCGATCGTAGGGTTCGTCCCGCGCTCATGATGGACGGCGGGAACATAGAGCTGATCGATGTGAAGGACAACAAGGTCTACGTGAGGCTGGTGGGCGCCTGCGGGCATTGCCCCAGCTCCGCGATGACCCTGCAGTTCGGCGTCGAGAAGGCGCTCCGGGAAGAGCTCTCCGAGTTCGAGGGGCTCGTCACGGTCTGATACCTCGATGAGGCGCGATGATGCCGGGGGGGCGCGCGCGGGGACTCCCGCAGCGGCCTCCTCGTTCGCTTTCACAAGGGGGTTCGCATGAAGCTTCGATGGTTGCTCCTGCCCGTTCTGCTCGGTGCTCTTCTCGGCGGCGAGGCAAGGGCCGATGTGACGATCGAGACCAAGCACAACGAAGAGACCCACATGATGTACTTGGCCGAGCACATGTTCCGCTCAGACATCAAGGACGGCATGGTGATCTTCCGGGGAGACAAGAAGGTCCTCTGGATGGTGGACCTCGGCAAGAAGAAGTACACGGAAATGACCGAGGCGGACGCGAAGGCGATGGGACAGAAGATAGACGAAGCCATGGCGCGGATGCAGGAAGCGCTGAAAGAGGCCTCCCCGGAGCAGCGGGCGATGATGGAGAAGATGATGGGGAACGTGCCGGGGGCGAAGCAGAAGTCGAAGCGGATCGTCACTCCGCTGGGGCAGAGCCGTGAGATCAACGGTTTCCGATGCAAGGGATATACGGTCGATACCGGGGACGAGGCGACTAGCGAGGTGTGGGCGACCGATCCGAAGGCGATCAATCTGGATCCCGCGGAGCTATCGGTCTTCAAGGAGTTCGCGGAGTTCATGCAGGAGATCCTGCCGGGCATGGACAGCCTCGAGGAGCTCATGAAGGACTACGAGAATCCGGGGGAGGATCAGGTTCCCGGATTCCCGATCCTGACCATCGCGAAGGACAAGAAGGGGAAGGAGTCCTGGCGCTCCGAGGTGGTCCGCCTGGAGAAGGGGTCGATCGGCGCCGAGAAGTTCGAGGTGCCGGCCGGATGGAAGAAGGAGAAGGGAGCCTTCGGGGAGTGACCGCCGCGCCGCCCGCGCGCCGCCCCTGGTGGGTCTTCTCGGCGATCGGCGCGGGC of the Candidatus Eisenbacteria bacterium genome contains:
- a CDS encoding PEGA domain-containing protein; its protein translation is MDLCGADRSAPVECARSSTHSKEVVLSCSRTSRLAASFLAALALAGCADDLPAPTVAEVLLRFPADPPSLRLGAWVFVDGTRIRGNLTEAQIDTFLPPGTYTFVVQKTCAAVTPSDTVITEIRAGVRQTLDFELRPLPDGNALIVRSEPPGLPVLLDGAQTGQVTPASFVCLAQGDHSVGVPRGSLDRVGFDLASADTARTVAIPAVGTAEVVFAFEYVPRPQIRGCLLELMTATYCPNCPKADAAADSLERDPRYDPEAFASVEVHLYWSGFDVLFTDQIAQRVLFYGNEQNAPYAFFNGRDRLLGASSPDLVAAYASRVSSTYGQDSKIGLYWSDVRTEEEVLTGNLRLVAIEPLETSDRLELHAFYAKDSVVVWNPYHVDFFHGVVRKYAAPVDLDILREEGAIPAGGFLDSSIQFDLAEETVEAARTPRETRLIAFVQNMATQEILQCREARIRLP
- a CDS encoding TlpA family protein disulfide reductase, translated to MKPFPGVAGEDRISAISPLRDVEARRTESKNAGKGSPELKAIRSPIAPWPLLALIVATWSPGQAQEIQASAPAGPEAALASGETAGKPAKESPVLKAPDFTAKDLQGKEVKASELLKKGPILVDFWTTWCGPCKREMPELDKLHKKYRDRGFSVVAISQDEPRTVQKVKPYVDSNKFQFLVLTDPSKSIGNLFNVRQYPTSFLIAQDRKIVHFAESYLPGDEKKLEELVRGLLGLGAESETSGSPK
- the queG gene encoding tRNA epoxyqueuosine(34) reductase QueG — encoded protein: MEIARACPRPKGRARPGSSPGAWRGPRGSRNPAGQRQARRCRPPPDLGSYCPMEGAREARDRILEWGREIGFSSVGIAPAEPSPALPRLIRWLEEGRNGSMAYLARDPLARGDPRNLLGGCRSVICAALPYSTGDDPAAGRPELGRISRYAWGDDYHAVVKEKLEALSSRIRREWPEARARVAVDTSPIMEKALAAQAGIGWMGKHTLMIDPGRGSWFVLGEVLTTLALSPTGAVEDRCGGCSRCVEACPTGAIVEPYLLDARRCLSYWTIERKGEIDPEIEIRTGNWIFGCDVCQEVCPWNERAPRAEEPRFAPRIENLGRALREWREAGEAEFDRRFGGNPVAHVGRGAFLRNVEAAMRNERRR
- a CDS encoding NifU family protein, with translation MLDRKQVEGVFDRRVRPALMMDGGNIELIDVKDNKVYVRLVGACGHCPSSAMTLQFGVEKALREELSEFEGLVTV
- a CDS encoding DUF4412 domain-containing protein; translation: MKLRWLLLPVLLGALLGGEARADVTIETKHNEETHMMYLAEHMFRSDIKDGMVIFRGDKKVLWMVDLGKKKYTEMTEADAKAMGQKIDEAMARMQEALKEASPEQRAMMEKMMGNVPGAKQKSKRIVTPLGQSREINGFRCKGYTVDTGDEATSEVWATDPKAINLDPAELSVFKEFAEFMQEILPGMDSLEELMKDYENPGEDQVPGFPILTIAKDKKGKESWRSEVVRLEKGSIGAEKFEVPAGWKKEKGAFGE